The DNA segment ATCGGAAATGTTCATCTAGTACATGCCGTTGTGCGCACCATGGCCGCGACCAAATCCAGGCCCCATGGGGCCACCAAAACCGGGGCACCCGTCTTCGCCATATGAGGGGCACCCGCCAAATCCGCCCGCAAAGGTAATACCGGTAGCCTGTGCCAGTTCCTCACCCATCTGCCCGCGCATGTCGCGCATCTTGTCACGCAATTCGGAGATTTCTGAAGTCAGCTTGCCAATTTTCTTTTCATTGGCATCGCCGCCGTTGATCATGGCTTGCAGTGTGGAATGCTTGGTCCACATGGCGGTCCGTAATTCAGACATCTGATCAGCGTACTTCTGAAAAATCTTGTCAGCCGCAGCCTGTTTTTCCGGCGAGAGTTGGCTATAGGCCGAGTTCGGACCGTTGCCGCCGCAAGCACCTCGGCGACCGTGGCCGTAACCGGGACCTGCAATTGACATTGCTGCCATACCGAGAACCAGGACTGTGGCCAGAGCTGTGATGGTAATGTTTTTCTTCATGTGATGACTCCTTCTGTAAAAAATTACTGTTCGAATGAAACATTTGCTCGGAGGAAGATGAGAGTGTGTTGATCTTCTTGCCACTGGTATAAGCATCTGCCGTGCCAAAGTTCTTATCATGCTGTATTATTTAAATAAATCGCAGATACCAAGATCATGTGCACATAAATAAGTGCAATTGTCTGCATTATTTTCTGCACATACTGTGTAATTTGTGCAAAAGGACGAATCTTGACTTCTTCAAGAAAAAAACGCGCCCCTCTTCATATCCATAAAATCGGTATAGACACACTAAAACCTACGCAACTATCTACGGATATGGTTGCAGTGCTTGTGGGCACTCATTTGAGGAGTTGACCTTTGGACGAGAGCATAAACCTATTTGCCTCCCAGTATGGTGCAGAGGCAACGGGAAAGCTCATGAACGTCTGTTCGCCAACCTTGAATCTGGAGACAACCAGTCGAAAAGGTCACACCCTACCGCGCCCATGACTGCCTGTAGCGGAGGAGGCGGAGGCTGAATCGTGCCCCAGGCCGGGGTACCACTATTCTCAAGCCATTATAACCCTCGTTTTCCTCTTGCCAAAAAAAAGCCACTCCTTATACGTTCAAGCATGCACCATCGTAGTAATATAACAATGGGCATTCTGCTCTTTATCCTGATCCTTCCGTCTCTTTCGACGGCGGGAGATTTCAAAGCCTTCATCACCCAACTTCCTCCTATCAAAATTATTCAGGACGACAAAGCCTCGGGCATCGCCAGTGATGTCCTGATCCGAATTATGGAAAAAGCCGGATTCGCCTTCACAATTGACGATATAGTCTTCGCTCCCTGGCAGGAATCATACGACATAACCCGAACCACGCCAAAGACGATTTGCCTCGGTATGGCACGCACCGAATCCCGTATTGCAGAGTTTAAATGGGTCGGCCCGATTTATACGGCGAAACTTGGCCTCATCGCTTCGAAAAAACTTCATATCCCCATTAAAAATTTCCAGGAAGCCACTTCATTTCGCATAGGCACAATCAAGGGAAGTGCCCCGGAAAAGATCCTCGTACAAGAGGGCGTGCCCCTGGAAAATCTGACTCGATTTGATCATAATGATGAGGCGATTCGAATGCTCCACTCAGGGCAGATCGACCTTCTCGCCTTTCCTAAATCATCAGCCCTGTACGGCATGTTGCAAATAGGCATTGATCCAAACGATTATGAAATGGTTTTGGAATTCCGCGACGTGGATATGTATTATGCCTTTTATCCACTGACTGACGACATCGAAATCCTTAAAATCCAGACAGCTCTGGATGACCTGAAAAAGAACGGACCAAACGGCATCAGTGAATATCACGAAATCATTTCCAAATACTTCCGCCCATCCATCTGATCAGCTTCTTCCCGGTGCTGGCCGTTTCCTTTCGTTTCAAGAAATGGTAGAAGAGACCCTTCGTTGCACACCAGCTTGACCGTTTGAGGAAAGACCATGCCCAATAGACTTCCCTGGCCCGATTATTTCATGCGCATTGCCCATCTTGTCGCACAGCGCTCCACCTGTACCCGCCGTGCGGTAGGAGCCATCGCTGTCCGTGACAAGCGAATCCTTGCCACCGGATACAACGGGGTTCCCTCCAATATTTCTCACTGCGAAGAAGTCGGCTGTCTCCGCGAAAAACTCGGTATCCCTTCTGGCCAACGCCATGAACTTTGCAGAGGGCTCCACGCGGAACAGAACGTCATCATCCAGGCTGCGACCCATGGACTCGATCTCAAGGAATGTGACATTTACTGTACCACCAAACCGTGTATCCTGTGTACCAAGATGCTCATCAACTGCGATGTGCGAAGCATCTTCTACGCCGAAGATTACAATGACGAGTTGTCAGAAGAAATGCTCAAGGAAGCGGGGGTGAATTATGTCTATATG comes from the Pseudodesulfovibrio piezophilus C1TLV30 genome and includes:
- a CDS encoding deoxycytidylate deaminase; translation: MPNRLPWPDYFMRIAHLVAQRSTCTRRAVGAIAVRDKRILATGYNGVPSNISHCEEVGCLREKLGIPSGQRHELCRGLHAEQNVIIQAATHGLDLKECDIYCTTKPCILCTKMLINCDVRSIFYAEDYNDELSEEMLKEAGVNYVYMQGEFI
- a CDS encoding Spy/CpxP family protein refolding chaperone is translated as MKKNITITALATVLVLGMAAMSIAGPGYGHGRRGACGGNGPNSAYSQLSPEKQAAADKIFQKYADQMSELRTAMWTKHSTLQAMINGGDANEKKIGKLTSEISELRDKMRDMRGQMGEELAQATGITFAGGFGGCPSYGEDGCPGFGGPMGPGFGRGHGAHNGMY
- a CDS encoding substrate-binding periplasmic protein yields the protein MGILLFILILPSLSTAGDFKAFITQLPPIKIIQDDKASGIASDVLIRIMEKAGFAFTIDDIVFAPWQESYDITRTTPKTICLGMARTESRIAEFKWVGPIYTAKLGLIASKKLHIPIKNFQEATSFRIGTIKGSAPEKILVQEGVPLENLTRFDHNDEAIRMLHSGQIDLLAFPKSSALYGMLQIGIDPNDYEMVLEFRDVDMYYAFYPLTDDIEILKIQTALDDLKKNGPNGISEYHEIISKYFRPSI